The Nitrospirota bacterium genome includes the window AACGGCGGGAGAGCTCATCGGCGACGTCAGCGCCGCAACCCGGCTCGCAACGGACCTCACGCGCAGTGATTATCTGCTGACAGAATTCACGGTGATCACCACCTATCTGCGGCTGCTGTTCCTTCCAATGAACCAGAACCTGGACTACGACTATCCGGTGTACCGCTCGCTCCTGGTCCCCGAGGTGGCGGTCTCTCTCCTTCTGCTCGCATCGATTGTTGCCGGGGCCCTCTTTCTTCTCCGGCAAGAGCGCCGGCGGACTTCCCCGGGCAGGCTTGTCGCCTTCGGCATCCTCTGGTTTTTTGTCACCCTCTCCGTCGAGTCGAGCGTCATTCCCATAGCGGACGTGATCTTTGAACACCGGCTGTATCTGCCGTCGGTGGGGTTCTTTCTGTCGCTCACGACGGCCCTTTTCTGGGGCGCCGAACGGCTGAAGAGCAGGTGGGCCTTCTCGGAGCGGGCCCTCGTTTCATTCCTTGCGGTTGCCGTCGTCCTCTGCGGCGTCCTCGGCTTTCGGCGGAATATGATATGGCAGACCGAGACGGGCATGTGGGAGGACGTGATCCAAAAGAGCCCGGAGAAGGCGCGGGGATACAACGGTCTCGGTCTGGCCTACCTCGACGGGGCTCAGTATGAGGCGGCGGCGCGCGCCCTCACGACGGCCGTTTCTCTCTATCCGACGTACGGTTCCGCTCTGAATAACCTGGGGAGCGCCTGGTATCACCTCGGCAACCTTGACCGGGCAGTCGAGGCACAAACGAAGGCGATAGCGGTCGAGCCGAACAATGCCGTGTTCCGCGACGGCCGGGGAGTGTCATTGACCGCCATGGGTTCCTACGACCGCGCTATCGAGGACTTTACCCATGCGATCGCCCTCGATCCGGCCTATGCAAAGGCGTATCATAACCTCGGCGCTGTTTACCATCGCGAGGGCCTCTATCTTCAGGCAATCGAAGAATATACGCGGGCCATCTCCCTTGCCCCGGACAACGATGTTTTTTACACCAACCGTGGTTTGGCCTACGCGCAGAGCGGAGATACGCAGCGCGCTCTCGAGGATTATTCGCATGCCCTTCATCTGAATCCCAAAGCTGTTTATGCTTACAGCGGCAGGGGAGAGGTCTACGGACGTCTTCACCACTACGACGAAGCTATTGCTGATTTTACCCGTGCAATGTCGCTGGATCCCACTCAGTCCCTGTTCCATCTCCTGCGCGGCATTGCTTATCAAGGCGCGGGCAGGCGGGCGGATGCGCTTGCCGATTTCGCGGCCGCCTGCGAGAAGGGAAATGAGCGGGGATGCAACGAAGTGCAACGGAATGGTGGTCGGTGAAGTATCAAGAACAAGAGCCAACTAGGGAAAAAAACCGTACCTACTGGTGAATACATCGAATCAACGGCAGCTTTTTTTGGGTATCTTATTTTAACGTGCCATATTTATTCACTATTAATCAATCCCGCCAAGCGGCACGATCCTTGCTATATACTGCGCATAGAAGTAACCTCACCACTATCATCCATACAACTTAAGGCTGTACAGCGATATTCCCGATAAAGCCTAACCCTTTCGTGAGAAGGGGGATGGAAAGCAACGGGTCTTCCGAACCGGAAGACGACGGGGCCGCCGAAGGAATGCGGGAGGAATTGCACGATAACATCCCCCCGCGAAACGGATGGGGCTGATCCGATCAGCCCGTTGATCACAGCAGCATGCGGCGAAAGCTTATGGGAAC containing:
- a CDS encoding tetratricopeptide repeat protein; the encoded protein is MPPKQPSVPRRDPPLQSRLNRPFIHGALLVLIGLAVYSNTFSVPFQFDDPSNITDNPIVRDIGSFLKWEAATQPRSLTYFTFALNYRLHGTGVAGYHIVNLAIHIINALLVYWLISLCFRTPPLRQSLPRLPASTIAFFAALLFISHPVQTQAVTYIVQRLASLAALFSLASLTAYLKWRLADSEPEASRGRWAWYALSLFCAVLAMKSKETAFTLPLLIVLVEFLFFAGNRRRRTALLLPFLFTLVIIPLSMLKHGSTAGELIGDVSAATRLATDLTRSDYLLTEFTVITTYLRLLFLPMNQNLDYDYPVYRSLLVPEVAVSLLLLASIVAGALFLLRQERRRTSPGRLVAFGILWFFVTLSVESSVIPIADVIFEHRLYLPSVGFFLSLTTALFWGAERLKSRWAFSERALVSFLAVAVVLCGVLGFRRNMIWQTETGMWEDVIQKSPEKARGYNGLGLAYLDGAQYEAAARALTTAVSLYPTYGSALNNLGSAWYHLGNLDRAVEAQTKAIAVEPNNAVFRDGRGVSLTAMGSYDRAIEDFTHAIALDPAYAKAYHNLGAVYHREGLYLQAIEEYTRAISLAPDNDVFYTNRGLAYAQSGDTQRALEDYSHALHLNPKAVYAYSGRGEVYGRLHHYDEAIADFTRAMSLDPTQSLFHLLRGIAYQGAGRRADALADFAAACEKGNERGCNEVQRNGGR